The Deltaproteobacteria bacterium genome has a segment encoding these proteins:
- a CDS encoding ATP-binding protein — MERYLTSKVIEDLQIKMVFVGGPRQVGKTTLAKAILGGTAGYLNWDIPSGREAILKRTLPDSNILVFDEIHKYRKWRNYLKGIFDEFHPGKKILVTGSARLDLYRFGGDSLQGRYYYLRLHPLSFAEIGGDSQDDLMQLFELGGFPEPFLSGSKARARRWSTEYRNRLIREEISELENIKDLGSLEMLITALPERVGSPLSINSLREDLSLNFQTVSRWIDILERMYAVFRVLPFGAPRIRAVKKEQKHYHYDWSLIREPGARFENMLASHLLKWIHFQFDTEGRELELRYFRDVDGREVDFVVVENKSPILLVESKLADDSVSPSLKYLAGKFPGVEACQVSLNPKREFVTDLGLKLVSARTFLKSLI, encoded by the coding sequence ATGGAACGCTATTTGACATCTAAGGTCATAGAGGATCTTCAAATAAAGATGGTGTTTGTTGGTGGTCCGCGACAGGTTGGTAAGACAACTCTTGCCAAGGCAATTCTAGGTGGGACAGCAGGTTATCTAAATTGGGATATTCCATCTGGACGTGAAGCGATTTTGAAGAGAACTCTACCGGACTCCAATATCCTAGTATTTGACGAGATACATAAGTATAGGAAGTGGCGAAATTATCTCAAGGGCATCTTTGATGAGTTTCACCCGGGAAAGAAAATTTTAGTTACTGGCAGCGCTCGACTGGACCTATACCGTTTCGGTGGAGATTCACTACAGGGAAGATACTATTACTTGCGATTACATCCTCTTTCGTTTGCAGAAATCGGAGGGGATAGCCAAGATGATCTTATGCAGCTTTTTGAATTGGGTGGGTTCCCCGAGCCATTTCTTAGCGGTTCTAAGGCTCGAGCGAGAAGATGGTCAACTGAATATCGCAATCGGTTGATTAGAGAGGAGATAAGTGAGCTTGAGAACATTAAGGACCTAGGGTCGCTTGAGATGCTAATAACTGCATTGCCTGAGAGAGTCGGTAGTCCTCTTTCTATTAATTCCCTAAGAGAAGATTTGTCGCTTAACTTTCAGACTGTTTCTAGGTGGATAGATATATTGGAGCGCATGTACGCAGTTTTTCGCGTTTTGCCCTTTGGGGCACCAAGGATTCGCGCGGTAAAGAAGGAACAGAAGCACTACCACTACGACTGGTCACTAATTCGAGAGCCAGGGGCTAGGTTTGAAAATATGCTAGCTTCACATCTCCTAAAATGGATTCACTTTCAGTTCGATACAGAAGGTAGGGAGCTCGAGTTGCGGTATTTTAGAGATGTAGACGGAAGGGAAGTGGATTTTGTCGTAGTCGAAAACAAAAGCCCCATCCTATTGGTAGAGAGCAAGCTTGCGGATGATTCTGTATCACCATCATTAAAGTACTTGGCCGGTAAATTCCCCGGTGTGGAAGCCTGTCAAGTGTCGCTTAACCCCAAAAGGGAGTTTGTAACTGATTTGGGACTAAAACTCGTTTCAGCAAGGACATTTCTTAAATCTTTAATCTA